The Chlorogloeopsis sp. ULAP01 genome window below encodes:
- a CDS encoding Ycf66 family protein — translation MITFWLNSASVLAQVNFGANSASILGIFLAVAGAALYFLRTVRPELSRDQDIFFAAVGLLCGFILIFQGWRLDPILQFGQLLLVGSTVFFAVESIRLRGIATQQAKRNTPIVDDEREVSPRYNYEKRSPYKAQVDYDYDPLPYDDEYEEEQPRPRIPGSRENRSSREEFYEEESPRRPERRNVSERPELTDRQRRRGTTRPTKRTPEKIEDDWGASSRKVDDWDTPTSEERRTPRRSNNGSFRPESRAEDIVDNTSRPPRRRRPSSSSEPQPERTDDDVISTDYVEYKPVKNSEEEPDNSVNFDDV, via the coding sequence ATGATAACTTTTTGGCTGAACTCAGCCAGTGTTCTGGCTCAAGTAAATTTTGGAGCAAACTCAGCCAGTATCCTGGGAATATTCTTAGCTGTGGCTGGAGCAGCACTTTATTTTCTCCGTACTGTACGTCCAGAACTATCACGAGATCAGGATATCTTTTTTGCAGCTGTAGGCTTGCTCTGCGGCTTTATTCTTATTTTCCAGGGCTGGCGTTTAGACCCAATTCTCCAATTTGGTCAGTTGCTTCTAGTTGGCTCAACAGTCTTTTTTGCTGTCGAAAGTATTCGCCTGCGTGGAATCGCGACTCAGCAAGCCAAGCGCAATACCCCAATTGTGGATGATGAGCGGGAGGTTAGCCCTCGTTATAACTATGAAAAAAGATCCCCCTATAAGGCTCAGGTGGACTATGATTATGACCCACTACCTTACGATGACGAGTATGAGGAGGAGCAACCTCGTCCCCGCATTCCAGGTAGTAGAGAAAATCGTTCTTCTCGCGAAGAATTTTATGAAGAAGAATCTCCCCGTCGCCCAGAGCGCCGGAATGTAAGTGAAAGACCAGAATTGACAGATAGACAGCGCAGACGTGGTACTACGCGTCCGACAAAGCGCACTCCTGAAAAAATTGAAGATGATTGGGGTGCTTCCAGCAGAAAAGTTGATGATTGGGATACCCCAACTAGCGAAGAAAGAAGAACTCCTCGGCGTAGTAATAACGGCTCTTTCCGTCCAGAAAGTCGCGCTGAGGATATTGTAGATAATACGTCCAGACCACCGAGAAGACGTCGCCCATCGAGCAGCTCAGAACCGCAACCAGAGCGGACTGACGACGATGTTATATCTACTGACTATGTAGAATATAAACCAGTAAAAAATTCAGAAGAAGAACCAGATAATTCGGTAAATTTTGATGATGTTTAA
- a CDS encoding photosystem II reaction center X protein, producing the protein MTPSLANFLWSLLWGTLIVVIPATVGLILISQRDKIQRS; encoded by the coding sequence ATGACGCCTTCTTTAGCAAATTTTCTTTGGAGCTTGCTTTGGGGTACTTTAATTGTCGTTATCCCTGCTACTGTTGGGTTGATTTTGATTAGCCAAAGAGATAAAATCCAGCGTTCTTAA